One Mycobacterium sp. SMC-4 DNA window includes the following coding sequences:
- a CDS encoding MFS transporter, with translation MWRQPKAVWAVAFASVVAFMGIGLVDPILKPIADNLGATPSQVSLLFTSYMVVMGVAMLITGVVASRIGPKRTLLLGLVIIIAGAGLAGLSETVTEIVGWRALWGLGNALFIATALATIVSSARGSVAQAVILYEAALGVGIAVGPLVGGLLGSISWRGPFFGVSALMVVAVVVTAVLLPSTPPTGRATTLADPFRALRHRGLFGVAITALLYNFGFFTLLAFTPFPLDMSAYGIGLIFFGWGVALAVTSVFVAPRLQHRFGTVRTLVVNLLLMTATLAAMALWTDQKAVLAGCVVVAGLFIGVNNTLITETVMKAAPVERGVASAAYSFVRFGGAAVAPWLAGFLGERISVHLPFWVGAGAVLLAAAVLLLTRPHLSGIDAEESELDELVDEARALTSGSSG, from the coding sequence ATGTGGCGTCAACCCAAGGCCGTCTGGGCCGTTGCGTTCGCCTCGGTCGTCGCCTTCATGGGTATCGGCCTCGTCGACCCCATCCTCAAGCCGATCGCCGACAACCTCGGCGCCACGCCGTCTCAGGTGTCTCTGCTGTTCACCAGCTACATGGTGGTGATGGGGGTGGCGATGCTGATCACCGGTGTGGTGGCCAGCCGGATCGGGCCCAAGCGCACGCTGCTGCTCGGGTTGGTGATCATCATCGCCGGCGCCGGTCTGGCCGGGCTGAGTGAGACGGTCACCGAGATCGTCGGCTGGCGGGCCCTGTGGGGCCTGGGCAACGCGCTGTTCATCGCCACCGCACTGGCGACCATCGTCAGTTCTGCGCGCGGATCGGTGGCGCAGGCGGTGATCCTCTACGAAGCCGCACTCGGCGTCGGGATCGCGGTCGGACCACTGGTCGGTGGCCTGCTCGGCTCGATCTCGTGGCGCGGTCCGTTCTTCGGGGTCTCGGCGCTGATGGTGGTCGCCGTGGTGGTAACCGCCGTGCTGTTGCCCTCGACGCCCCCGACCGGCCGCGCCACCACGCTGGCCGACCCGTTCCGGGCTCTCCGGCATCGTGGCCTGTTCGGCGTCGCAATCACCGCGCTGCTGTACAACTTCGGGTTCTTCACCCTGCTGGCGTTCACGCCGTTCCCGCTGGACATGAGCGCCTACGGGATCGGACTGATCTTCTTCGGCTGGGGCGTGGCGCTGGCCGTCACCTCGGTGTTCGTCGCTCCCCGGTTGCAACACCGCTTCGGCACCGTGCGCACGCTGGTTGTCAACCTGCTGCTGATGACCGCGACGCTGGCAGCGATGGCGCTGTGGACCGACCAGAAAGCGGTGCTGGCCGGTTGTGTGGTGGTGGCCGGCCTGTTCATCGGGGTCAACAACACGCTGATCACCGAGACGGTGATGAAGGCGGCGCCGGTCGAACGCGGAGTGGCTTCGGCCGCCTATAGTTTCGTGCGTTTCGGTGGCGCCGCGGTCGCGCCCTGGCTGGCCGGGTTCCTCGGCGAGCGAATCAGTGTGCACCTGCCGTTCTGGGTGGGCGCGGGCGCGGTGCTGCTGGCCGCGGCGGTGCTGCTGCTGACCCGACCCCACCTGTCGGGCATCGACGCCGAGGAATCCGAACTCGACGAGCTCGTCGACGAGGCCCGCGCGCTCACCTCGGGAAGTTCGGGCTGA
- a CDS encoding energy-coupling factor transporter transmembrane protein EcfT, with protein MTTPRKQRREVVLLRPIPGRTVMHDLWAGSKLLIVGAIGVLLTFYPGWVPIGAVAILIALAAILARIPRGVLPTIPGWLWFLVVLGAVTAAFAGGSPEITVGTVEIGLGGLLNFLRIAALTVVLLGLGALVSWTTNVAEIAPAVAVLGRPLLALRIPVNDWAVALALALRAFPMLIDEFRVLFAARSLRPREVDRDGRARWRRWAAEMIDLLAAAITVALRRADEMGDAITARGGAGQISAAPSRPQRRDWIAYAIVTVICGAALALELTVLGTSGTRR; from the coding sequence ATGACCACGCCCCGTAAGCAGCGCCGCGAAGTCGTGTTGCTGCGGCCGATTCCCGGCCGCACCGTCATGCACGATCTGTGGGCCGGCTCGAAGCTGCTCATCGTCGGTGCGATCGGCGTGCTGTTGACGTTCTATCCGGGCTGGGTCCCGATCGGTGCGGTGGCCATACTCATCGCGCTGGCGGCCATCCTGGCCCGCATCCCCCGCGGCGTCCTGCCCACCATCCCGGGCTGGTTGTGGTTCCTGGTCGTTCTCGGTGCGGTCACCGCGGCGTTCGCCGGCGGCAGTCCGGAGATCACTGTGGGCACCGTGGAGATCGGGCTCGGCGGTTTGTTGAACTTCCTGCGCATCGCCGCGCTGACGGTCGTGCTGTTGGGGCTGGGCGCGCTGGTGTCCTGGACCACCAATGTTGCCGAGATCGCGCCCGCGGTCGCCGTATTGGGTCGCCCGCTGCTTGCGTTGCGGATCCCTGTCAACGACTGGGCGGTGGCTCTGGCGTTGGCGCTACGCGCTTTTCCGATGCTGATCGACGAATTCCGGGTGCTCTTTGCGGCGCGTAGTCTGCGACCGCGGGAAGTCGACCGGGACGGCCGCGCACGGTGGCGGCGCTGGGCGGCGGAGATGATCGATCTCCTGGCCGCTGCGATCACCGTGGCGCTGCGTCGCGCCGACGAGATGGGCGATGCGATCACTGCCCGCGGCGGCGCCGGACAGATCTCGGCTGCCCCGTCGCGTCCGCAGCGGCGCGACTGGATCGCGTACGCGATCGTGACGGTCATCTGCGGCGCCGCGCTGGCGCTGGAGCTGACCGTGCTGGGCACCAGCGGCACCCGGCGCTGA
- a CDS encoding LppP/LprE family lipoprotein produces MKKPGALVAAALTAVMATACGWSPSGPAPTTTVACGPGPAAEAIEAEIAMLGPGQWRDTDRGSTADCTLRWVVVTDGEEPGSPQQVLFFADTEPVGSPTPEPRPYITVIPQGDSTALVQYQWRQNQDQPCCPTGIGSARVVLEEGRLTVLDPVPGP; encoded by the coding sequence ATGAAGAAACCCGGTGCGCTCGTCGCCGCGGCTCTCACCGCGGTCATGGCCACAGCGTGCGGCTGGAGTCCCTCGGGTCCGGCTCCGACGACCACGGTGGCGTGCGGCCCGGGGCCTGCCGCCGAAGCGATCGAGGCGGAGATCGCCATGTTGGGGCCGGGGCAATGGCGCGACACCGACCGCGGCAGCACCGCGGACTGCACGTTGCGCTGGGTGGTGGTGACCGACGGCGAGGAACCCGGCAGTCCCCAACAGGTGCTGTTCTTCGCCGACACCGAGCCCGTCGGCTCACCGACACCGGAACCGCGCCCCTACATCACGGTCATCCCACAGGGCGACAGCACGGCGCTGGTGCAATATCAGTGGCGTCAGAACCAGGACCAACCGTGCTGCCCCACCGGCATCGGGTCGGCGCGGGTCGTTCTGGAAGAAGGCCGTCTGACTGTCCTGGACCCCGTCCCGGGCCCCTGA
- a CDS encoding MarR family winged helix-turn-helix transcriptional regulator, with translation MSSTLGADLLSVVARLNRLTNQRVRRMPLPFAQARLLSTIEDQREARISDLAALDHCSQPTMTTQVRRLEDAGLVTRTADPLDARAVLIRITADGVAALRQARADRGAALEPYLERLSDADRNCLTNAVDVMRRLIEDATMPHTAAR, from the coding sequence ATGTCGTCCACTCTCGGCGCCGACCTGCTCTCCGTCGTTGCGCGACTCAACCGACTGACCAACCAGCGGGTGCGACGCATGCCGCTGCCGTTCGCGCAGGCGCGGCTGCTGTCGACGATCGAGGACCAGCGCGAAGCCCGTATCTCCGATCTCGCCGCGCTCGACCATTGCTCGCAGCCGACGATGACCACGCAGGTGCGCCGCCTCGAAGACGCCGGCCTGGTCACTCGCACCGCCGATCCGCTGGATGCCCGCGCGGTGCTGATCCGGATCACCGCCGACGGGGTCGCCGCGTTGCGTCAGGCGCGCGCTGATCGCGGCGCAGCCCTCGAGCCCTATCTGGAGCGGCTCAGCGACGCCGACCGCAACTGCTTGACCAACGCGGTCGACGTGATGCGCCGCCTGATCGAAGACGCCACCATGCCGCACACCGCAGCACGCTGA
- a CDS encoding VIT1/CCC1 transporter family protein: MTPSNDAPKSPTGVPHVADHRHANVTGGWLRAATFGAMDGLVSNTALIAGVAAAASAETVVISGVAGLLAGAFSMALGEYTSVTTANEQIDSEVVVEKRSFRVHPDAEKAELVEMLTDIGVSPDTAVKASEEIHRDEDRAVNFHLVQELGVHPEEKPSPWVAAGSSFVLFAVGAVIPLIPYLLGYASLWAGLACGGAGLLLAGVAAARFTRRPAALIAVRQLGLGAIAIAATYLVGLLVGGAVG, from the coding sequence ATGACCCCAAGCAACGACGCGCCGAAGTCGCCGACGGGCGTCCCGCACGTCGCCGATCATCGCCATGCCAACGTCACCGGCGGCTGGCTGCGTGCTGCCACATTCGGCGCGATGGACGGTTTGGTGAGCAACACCGCACTGATCGCCGGTGTCGCGGCGGCGGCCAGCGCGGAGACCGTGGTGATCAGCGGTGTGGCCGGGCTGTTGGCCGGTGCGTTCTCGATGGCGTTGGGTGAATACACCTCGGTGACCACGGCCAACGAGCAGATCGACTCTGAAGTCGTCGTCGAGAAGCGGTCCTTCCGGGTGCATCCCGACGCGGAGAAGGCTGAGCTGGTCGAGATGCTCACCGACATCGGCGTGTCGCCCGACACCGCGGTCAAAGCCTCCGAGGAGATCCACCGGGATGAGGACAGAGCGGTGAACTTTCACCTCGTCCAGGAACTGGGCGTGCATCCCGAGGAGAAGCCGTCACCCTGGGTTGCCGCTGGGTCGTCGTTCGTGCTGTTCGCCGTCGGCGCGGTGATCCCGTTGATTCCGTACCTGCTGGGCTACGCGTCGCTGTGGGCCGGATTGGCATGCGGCGGTGCGGGTTTGCTGCTCGCCGGCGTGGCCGCGGCGCGGTTCACCCGGCGTCCGGCGGCGTTGATCGCGGTGCGTCAGCTGGGTCTCGGCGCGATTGCCATCGCGGCGACCTATCTCGTCGGCCTACTCGTCGGTGGCGCAGTGGGCTGA
- a CDS encoding DUF2232 domain-containing protein codes for MTSAGPAKASRRTGSLQPVELAQAAVMAALCAAIAIIAVVVPFAAALSVLGTVPMALLAYRYRLRVLLTALVAGGLIAFLIAGMGGFMTVLNCAYIGGLTGIVKRRGRGTPTVIAAALVAGAVFGAAIVVALTILSRLRTLIFDTVTANIDGAAAVLSRIPGMEGAADRLTRDFANALNYWQLLFFASGIFSITMVSLIGWWALSRVMSRLLGVPDVHKLETPVDQGEIAPVPLTMRDIRFRYPSAEHDALGPVSLNVQPGEHVAVTGANGSGKTTLMLLLAGREPTAGTVHRPGAVGLGKRGGTAVVMQHPESQVLGTRVADDVVWGLPPGAAIDVDALLGEVGLDGLAERATGGLSGGELQRLSVAAALARDPSLLIADEVTSMVDQEGRDALMSVLSELTTRHRTALVHITHYNDEADAADRTVHLTGNGSATARTVPDLVATAEVPAAGADADAGRGAPVLELNGVSHEYGSGTPWAKAALSDIDFAVHEGDGVLIHGLNGSGKSTLAWIMAGLTVPTVGSCLLDGAPVSDQIGAVAISFQAARLQLMRSRVDHEIASTAGFSRRNRARVNEALDSVGLDPELATRRIDQLSGGQMRRVVLAGLLARSPRALILDEPLAGLDAESQEGLVRLLEDLRRRTRLTVVVISHDFAGLESLCPRTLHMADGRLAPAPTSAGGLS; via the coding sequence ATGACCTCGGCCGGCCCGGCGAAGGCCTCGCGACGGACTGGTTCCCTTCAACCGGTCGAGCTTGCACAGGCAGCGGTGATGGCAGCGTTGTGTGCTGCCATCGCGATCATCGCCGTCGTCGTGCCGTTCGCCGCGGCATTGTCCGTCCTGGGCACGGTGCCGATGGCGCTGCTGGCCTACCGCTACCGGTTGCGGGTGTTGCTCACCGCGTTGGTGGCCGGCGGACTGATCGCGTTTCTGATCGCCGGCATGGGCGGCTTCATGACGGTGCTCAACTGCGCCTACATCGGGGGGCTGACCGGCATCGTCAAACGCCGGGGCCGCGGCACGCCGACGGTGATCGCTGCTGCGCTGGTGGCCGGTGCGGTCTTCGGCGCCGCCATCGTGGTGGCGCTGACGATCCTGAGCCGGCTACGCACCCTCATTTTCGACACCGTCACCGCCAACATCGACGGCGCCGCCGCAGTGCTCTCCCGGATCCCCGGGATGGAAGGTGCCGCAGACCGACTCACCCGCGACTTCGCGAACGCGCTGAACTACTGGCAGCTGTTGTTCTTCGCGTCCGGCATCTTCTCGATCACCATGGTCAGTCTGATCGGATGGTGGGCGCTGTCGCGGGTGATGTCGCGGCTGCTCGGCGTGCCCGACGTGCACAAGCTCGAAACCCCGGTGGACCAGGGTGAGATCGCCCCCGTCCCGCTGACGATGCGCGACATCCGGTTCCGCTACCCGTCGGCCGAGCACGACGCGCTTGGGCCGGTGTCGCTGAACGTGCAGCCCGGTGAGCACGTGGCCGTCACCGGCGCCAACGGTTCCGGCAAGACGACTTTGATGTTGCTGCTGGCCGGACGAGAACCGACAGCCGGAACGGTGCACCGCCCGGGTGCGGTGGGCCTCGGAAAGCGCGGGGGCACCGCGGTGGTGATGCAGCATCCCGAAAGTCAGGTGCTGGGTACCCGCGTGGCCGACGACGTGGTGTGGGGCCTGCCGCCCGGTGCAGCCATCGACGTCGACGCGCTGCTGGGCGAGGTCGGGTTGGACGGCCTCGCCGAGCGCGCCACCGGCGGACTGTCCGGCGGTGAGCTGCAGCGGCTGTCGGTGGCCGCCGCGCTGGCCCGCGACCCGTCGCTGCTGATCGCCGACGAGGTGACCAGCATGGTCGACCAAGAGGGCCGCGACGCGCTGATGTCGGTGCTGTCGGAATTGACCACACGCCACCGCACGGCGCTGGTGCACATCACCCACTACAACGACGAAGCCGATGCCGCCGACCGCACCGTGCACCTGACGGGCAACGGCTCTGCGACAGCGCGCACAGTCCCGGATCTCGTGGCCACCGCCGAGGTGCCCGCTGCGGGTGCAGACGCCGATGCGGGGCGCGGGGCGCCGGTGCTGGAGCTCAACGGCGTCAGCCACGAGTACGGCAGCGGCACCCCCTGGGCCAAGGCGGCGCTCAGCGACATCGACTTCGCGGTGCACGAAGGCGACGGGGTGCTCATCCACGGCCTCAACGGTTCCGGCAAGTCCACCCTGGCCTGGATCATGGCGGGCTTGACGGTGCCCACCGTGGGCAGTTGTCTGCTCGACGGCGCCCCGGTGTCCGATCAGATCGGCGCCGTGGCCATCTCCTTCCAGGCAGCCAGGCTGCAGCTGATGCGCAGCCGGGTTGATCACGAGATCGCCTCTACCGCGGGGTTTTCCCGTCGTAATCGAGCGCGGGTCAACGAGGCGCTGGACTCGGTGGGGCTGGATCCGGAGCTGGCGACCCGGCGTATCGACCAGCTCAGTGGCGGGCAGATGCGGCGCGTGGTGCTGGCCGGGTTGCTGGCCCGCTCGCCACGGGCGCTGATTCTCGACGAGCCTTTGGCCGGGTTGGACGCCGAATCCCAGGAAGGCCTGGTCCGACTTTTGGAAGATCTGCGTCGTCGCACCCGGCTGACCGTCGTGGTGATCTCGCACGATTTCGCGGGACTGGAAAGCCTGTGCCCACGCACGCTGCACATGGCCGACGGCAGGCTCGCGCCGGCACCCACATCTGCCGGAGGGCTGTCATGA
- a CDS encoding TldD/PmbA family protein produces MNASHPVDADFLALPRHALADAALAAARQAGAEYADIRIHAITTETVQLRDGALENAVVDYEIGLAVRVIVDGAWGFAAHAELDTDAAAETARRAVRVATALAALNAERIVLAPEPVYRDVRWVSDYLIDPFGVPGQEKIAVLDDYSGRLLASDGVDHVSAAFQSAKEQTFYADSFGSSITQQRVRIHPTLEAVAVDPAAGTFDTMRTLAPPSARGWEAVAGDDVWDWSTELAQLPELLAEKAKAPSVAAGPTDLVIDPTNLWLTIHESIGHATEYDRAIGYEAAYAGTSFATPDKLGSMRYGSPVMNVTADRTIEYGLATVGFDDEGVQAQSWDLVRDGIFVGYQLDRVFAPRLGVQRSNGCSYADSAHHVPIQRMANVSLQPAPDDVGTDDLIARVADGIYVVGDKSWSIDMQRYNFQFTGQRFFRIRDGRLDGQVRDVAYQATTTEFWGALEAVGGPSTWRLGGAFNCGKAQPGQVAPVSHGCPSALFRGVNVLNTREEAGR; encoded by the coding sequence GTGAACGCCTCTCATCCCGTCGACGCCGATTTCCTGGCCCTACCGCGGCATGCGCTCGCCGATGCCGCGCTGGCAGCCGCCCGGCAGGCCGGCGCTGAGTATGCCGACATCCGTATCCACGCGATCACCACCGAGACGGTCCAGCTGCGCGACGGTGCGTTGGAGAACGCGGTGGTGGACTACGAGATCGGACTGGCGGTGCGGGTCATCGTCGACGGCGCGTGGGGTTTCGCCGCGCACGCCGAACTCGACACCGACGCTGCCGCCGAGACGGCACGGCGGGCCGTCCGGGTGGCCACCGCGCTGGCGGCGCTGAACGCCGAACGCATCGTGTTGGCCCCCGAACCCGTCTACCGGGATGTGCGTTGGGTGTCGGACTACCTGATCGACCCGTTCGGGGTCCCGGGACAGGAGAAGATTGCCGTTCTCGACGACTACTCGGGCCGGCTGCTGGCCTCCGATGGCGTGGATCACGTGTCGGCGGCGTTCCAGTCGGCCAAGGAACAGACCTTCTACGCCGACTCGTTCGGGTCCTCGATCACTCAGCAACGAGTCCGGATCCACCCCACCCTCGAGGCGGTCGCGGTGGATCCGGCCGCCGGCACGTTCGACACCATGCGCACCCTGGCTCCGCCGTCAGCGCGAGGGTGGGAGGCCGTGGCAGGCGACGATGTGTGGGACTGGAGCACCGAGCTCGCGCAACTGCCGGAGTTGCTGGCCGAGAAGGCCAAAGCGCCCAGCGTGGCGGCCGGCCCGACCGATCTGGTGATCGACCCGACCAACTTATGGCTGACCATTCACGAGTCGATCGGTCATGCCACCGAGTACGACCGCGCCATCGGTTACGAAGCGGCTTACGCCGGAACGTCGTTCGCCACTCCGGACAAGCTCGGCAGCATGCGCTACGGGTCGCCGGTGATGAACGTCACCGCCGATCGCACCATCGAATACGGTTTGGCGACAGTGGGTTTCGATGATGAAGGGGTGCAGGCGCAGAGCTGGGATCTGGTGCGCGACGGGATTTTTGTCGGCTATCAGCTCGACCGCGTCTTCGCGCCGCGACTCGGGGTGCAGCGCTCCAACGGATGTTCCTACGCCGACTCCGCCCATCATGTGCCGATCCAGCGGATGGCCAACGTGTCCTTGCAGCCGGCCCCCGACGACGTCGGCACCGACGACTTGATCGCACGAGTCGCCGACGGCATCTACGTCGTCGGGGACAAGAGCTGGTCGATTGACATGCAGCGGTACAACTTCCAGTTCACCGGGCAGCGCTTCTTCCGGATTCGTGATGGCAGACTCGACGGACAGGTGCGTGACGTGGCGTATCAGGCGACCACCACGGAGTTCTGGGGGGCGCTGGAGGCGGTCGGCGGACCCTCGACCTGGCGGCTGGGCGGCGCATTCAACTGCGGCAAGGCCCAACCCGGTCAGGTCGCCCCGGTCAGCCACGGTTGTCCCTCGGCATTGTTCCGGGGTGTCAACGTGCTCAACACCCGGGAAGAGGCGGGCCGATGA
- a CDS encoding acyl-CoA dehydrogenase, whose amino-acid sequence MTTIAEQLQNSLDGRFRDVKNKMRHELAHEIFRPHYTPNTVIARTKVAEQMRIMAERGAAEDGFKKEHGGNGDVGSAVTQIEMLAMSDLSLMVKAGVQWGLFGGAIENLGTERHHEAYVQKIIDLDLLGCFAMTETGHGSDVQSLETTATYDPQAQEFVIDSPTPTSRKDYIGGAAETARVAAVFAQLITPDGTVHGVHCFVVPIRDENGNDLPGVTTSDCHYKGGLPGVDNGRIQFDKVRVPRTNLLNKYADVAPDGTYSSPIENPNRRFFTMLGTLIRGRVTVGGSAGAAARVALDIATRYALQRRQFSDPDGGEVLLMDYLVHQRRLLPLIARSYALQFAQNELVAKCHELQTADDPDPEEQRELESRAAGLKAANTWHATRAIQEAREACGGAGYMAENRLIALKADTDVFTTFEGDNHVLTQLVAKELLTTYADDIKSMSPVEWVRFAANFAGERVLKRTAAQTIMQTILDTRQDNEEEGSLFNRGTQVKMFEDREEYMLASVARRLQSKSKEMSAFEAFNAVQDHVLHTAQAHIDRVILEAFVAAIDACPDEQTCEILGMVCDLYALSVIEEDKAWFVEHRFLSTERAKAVTRGINDRCRRLRPHAELLVEGFGIPAQLRYAEMLHPENIPDADEHKPQDATGAGVI is encoded by the coding sequence ATGACCACCATCGCCGAGCAGTTGCAGAACTCGTTGGACGGGCGCTTCCGCGACGTGAAGAACAAGATGCGTCACGAACTGGCCCACGAGATCTTCCGGCCCCACTACACACCGAACACCGTCATCGCCCGGACCAAGGTCGCCGAACAGATGCGGATCATGGCCGAGCGCGGTGCGGCCGAGGACGGCTTCAAAAAGGAGCACGGCGGCAACGGTGATGTCGGCTCGGCCGTCACCCAGATCGAAATGCTGGCGATGAGCGATCTGTCGCTGATGGTCAAGGCCGGGGTGCAGTGGGGACTGTTCGGCGGCGCCATCGAGAACCTCGGCACCGAACGCCACCACGAGGCCTACGTGCAGAAGATCATCGACCTCGATCTGCTCGGGTGCTTCGCGATGACCGAGACCGGCCACGGCAGCGACGTACAGTCGCTGGAGACCACGGCCACCTACGATCCGCAGGCCCAGGAGTTTGTGATCGACTCCCCCACCCCGACGTCACGCAAGGACTACATCGGCGGCGCCGCGGAAACCGCACGGGTGGCCGCAGTGTTCGCGCAGCTGATCACTCCGGACGGCACGGTGCACGGCGTGCACTGCTTCGTGGTGCCGATCCGCGACGAAAACGGCAACGACCTTCCCGGGGTGACGACTTCGGACTGTCACTACAAGGGCGGCCTACCCGGAGTGGACAACGGTCGGATCCAGTTCGACAAGGTGCGTGTCCCGCGAACCAACCTGCTCAACAAGTACGCCGATGTCGCACCCGACGGCACCTACAGTTCGCCGATCGAGAACCCGAACCGTCGCTTCTTCACGATGTTGGGCACCCTGATCCGGGGCCGCGTCACCGTCGGCGGAAGTGCCGGCGCCGCAGCCCGGGTGGCGCTGGACATCGCGACGCGATATGCGTTGCAGCGCAGGCAGTTCTCTGACCCCGACGGTGGCGAGGTGTTATTGATGGACTACCTGGTCCACCAGCGCCGGCTGCTGCCGTTGATCGCCCGCTCCTACGCGCTGCAGTTCGCCCAGAACGAGTTGGTGGCCAAATGTCACGAGCTGCAGACTGCCGACGACCCGGATCCCGAGGAGCAACGTGAGCTCGAATCCCGCGCTGCCGGCCTGAAGGCCGCCAATACCTGGCATGCGACCCGCGCGATCCAGGAGGCACGGGAGGCGTGCGGCGGTGCGGGATACATGGCCGAGAACCGGCTGATCGCTTTGAAGGCCGACACCGATGTGTTCACCACCTTCGAAGGTGACAATCACGTGTTGACCCAGTTGGTCGCCAAGGAGTTGCTGACCACCTACGCTGACGACATCAAGAGCATGAGCCCGGTCGAGTGGGTCCGGTTCGCGGCCAACTTCGCCGGCGAGCGGGTGCTCAAACGCACTGCCGCACAGACGATCATGCAGACCATCCTCGACACCCGGCAGGACAACGAGGAAGAGGGAAGCCTGTTCAACCGCGGCACCCAGGTCAAGATGTTCGAGGACCGTGAAGAGTACATGTTGGCCTCGGTGGCGCGTCGGCTGCAGAGCAAGTCCAAGGAGATGAGTGCGTTCGAGGCGTTCAACGCCGTGCAGGACCACGTGCTGCACACCGCGCAGGCGCACATCGACCGCGTCATCCTGGAAGCCTTCGTGGCCGCCATCGACGCCTGCCCGGACGAGCAGACCTGCGAGATTTTGGGCATGGTGTGCGATCTGTACGCGCTGTCGGTGATCGAGGAGGACAAGGCCTGGTTCGTCGAGCACCGCTTCCTGTCGACCGAGCGGGCCAAGGCGGTCACCCGCGGCATCAACGACCGGTGCCGCCGCCTGCGCCCCCATGCCGAACTCCTCGTCGAGGGCTTCGGCATCCCCGCGCAGCTGCGCTACGCCGAGATGCTGCACCCGGAGAACATTCCCGACGCCGACGAGCACAAGCCGCAGGACGCCACCGGTGCGGGCGTGATCTGA